The DNA sequence TTGGCGGAGAGCATGACGCTGGTGATGAGCAATCGGTGGACGTTGAAGGAATTGAGGGGGAGGCGCTGCGTGAAGCGATCGAGGTAGACGTAGGCGACAATGTAGCAGGAGGAGCTGCAGTTGGCGTACTTGAAGATCCTGTGGAGATAGGTCTCGATCGAAATCGTCGGCCGCGTGAGGCCGTGGAAGACCGAGATCTTCTGCGCGTCGAGCGAAGGATTGAGATCGTTCGACTCCGCCGCGCGCTGAAGGAGAGATGAGAGGAAACTGATCAGCTTCGGCATCACATTGGAGCTCTCTAGCTCCGCcatctcctctctctctctctcttctc is a window from the Salvia hispanica cultivar TCC Black 2014 chromosome 1, UniMelb_Shisp_WGS_1.0, whole genome shotgun sequence genome containing:
- the LOC125215285 gene encoding cyclin-U4-1-like — translated: MAELESSNVMPKLISFLSSLLQRAAESNDLNPSLDAQKISVFHGLTRPTISIETYLHRIFKYANCSSSCYIVAYVYLDRFTQRLPLNSFNVHRLLITSVMLSAKFMDDMYYNNAYYAKVGGISTTEMNFLELDFLFGLGFHLNVTPSTFHTYCSYLQREMMMQPQPQLSIADESSLYTARSSKLLHLCFNEDEASHQQQQQQLAV